A genomic stretch from Candidatus Nitrososphaera gargensis Ga9.2 includes:
- a CDS encoding retropepsin-like aspartic protease: protein MDLKLPKQQILEYPWLPYRTRYFDVLYYPVANIAVRYGHSNNWLSGLFVIDSGADITTMNKIVAEMLGISDFESGERIELTAAGGSAIEARIHRVDIAFNGIVVPDVRIAFAKKNELKMSLLGRLDVFDYFDVNLQARTRRTILVH, encoded by the coding sequence GTGGATTTAAAATTGCCAAAACAGCAAATACTTGAATATCCTTGGCTGCCTTACAGAACAAGATATTTTGATGTTTTGTATTATCCTGTTGCCAACATCGCAGTGCGATATGGTCATTCAAACAACTGGTTATCTGGGTTATTCGTGATAGATAGCGGTGCTGACATTACCACTATGAACAAAATTGTTGCTGAAATGCTCGGTATTTCTGACTTTGAATCTGGCGAAAGAATAGAACTGACAGCAGCAGGGGGTAGTGCCATCGAAGCCCGAATACATAGGGTTGATATCGCTTTTAATGGCATAGTTGTCCCTGACGTTAGAATTGCATTCGCAAAGAAAAACGAATTGAAAATGTCGCTGCTTGGAAGGCTCGATGTTTTTGATTATTTTGATGTTAACTTGCAGGCAAGGACCAGAAGGACAATTTTGGTGCATTGA
- a CDS encoding LLM class flavin-dependent oxidoreductase: MKVKFGFTQGLNVARLGLDEQQIMTAAQMADRLGYDSIWAMDHSNVPQWKNAIVNDAWLMLAALGAITRNVELGTCVTDAIRRHPSAIALSAITLDRITLGRGILGIGAGEAQNVVDFGIEFSKPVTKFKEQLEVIERLFESDPDHRVNYNGQYYKLINACLQAKSIRKPRPPVYIAAGAPKTLELCATYGDGWIPIGYTPELFKHHANVIRNHAKELGRDLSNFQFANDVDVYFTDDGEEAWNKMKNAVKVSLFKPELLKVHNIEQDSEFDFRKYFTEYAMNKPELMEQMKRAAMKIPDSVARTAIGVGKPDDVIQMLERFIKAGTNHFIIRFWGEGYFRSIEQFGNKVIPYFREQAKK, translated from the coding sequence TTGAAGGTAAAATTTGGCTTTACGCAGGGGCTCAACGTCGCCAGGCTTGGGCTTGACGAACAGCAGATCATGACTGCCGCCCAGATGGCAGACAGACTGGGGTACGACTCGATATGGGCAATGGACCATTCCAACGTGCCACAATGGAAGAACGCAATAGTCAACGATGCATGGCTCATGCTAGCCGCACTTGGCGCGATCACAAGAAACGTCGAGCTTGGCACGTGTGTCACAGACGCAATTAGGAGGCACCCGTCTGCAATCGCGCTTTCTGCGATCACGCTTGACCGCATAACTCTTGGCAGAGGCATCCTTGGCATTGGGGCCGGCGAGGCGCAGAACGTGGTTGACTTTGGCATCGAATTTAGCAAGCCCGTGACAAAGTTCAAGGAGCAGCTTGAAGTCATCGAGCGGCTGTTCGAGTCGGATCCTGATCATCGCGTCAACTACAACGGCCAGTACTACAAGCTGATAAACGCATGCCTGCAGGCAAAGAGCATAAGGAAGCCAAGGCCGCCAGTATACATTGCGGCAGGCGCGCCCAAGACACTGGAACTGTGTGCAACATATGGCGACGGCTGGATCCCGATAGGCTACACTCCAGAGCTCTTCAAGCACCACGCAAACGTGATCAGGAACCACGCAAAGGAGCTGGGCAGAGACCTTTCCAACTTTCAGTTTGCAAACGACGTCGACGTGTATTTCACCGATGACGGAGAGGAGGCGTGGAACAAGATGAAAAACGCTGTCAAGGTCAGTCTCTTCAAACCTGAATTGCTAAAGGTGCACAACATCGAGCAGGACTCGGAGTTTGACTTTCGCAAGTACTTTACTGAGTATGCCATGAACAAGCCGGAGCTGATGGAGCAGATGAAGCGCGCCGCAATGAAGATTCCTGACAGCGTCGCAAGAACTGCAATCGGGGTTGGCAAGCCTGACGACGTGATCCAGATGCTCGAGCGCTTTATCAAGGCAGGGACCAACCACTTTATCATCAGGTTCTGGGGAGAGGGCTACTTTAGAAGCATCGAACAGTTTGGTAACAAGGTCATTCCATACTTTAGAGAGCAGGCGAAAAAGTAG
- a CDS encoding cobalamin-binding protein produces MRIVSFLPSATETLYQLGAGGQIVGVTHECKFPAQARKKPKVIRPSFDPEHMTGRQIDSKIVELMRSGKDIYIVDDKVLKKASPDLIVAQGLCEVCSPFTKEISRAVSVLGGRPDVLVLDPHDLDDILVSIMDVAEKVGRVREGRRLVASLQKRIDVVRNMKIITKSRPRVLCIEWLDPLFTAGHWVPQMVEYAGGINGISVAGEPSRRMEIDEAVQFNPDIIVLMPCGFEIPRTLKELPALARNEKWKSLRAVKSNNVYAVNANAYFSKPGPRTVVGLEILAKILHPEASRHIRVPKGSYLKIS; encoded by the coding sequence GTGCGTATAGTCTCGTTCCTCCCAAGCGCCACCGAAACGCTGTACCAGCTGGGTGCCGGCGGCCAGATAGTGGGCGTGACACACGAGTGTAAGTTCCCTGCCCAAGCAAGGAAAAAGCCAAAGGTGATACGGCCCTCGTTTGACCCGGAGCACATGACGGGCCGGCAGATCGATAGCAAGATAGTTGAGCTGATGCGCTCAGGCAAGGACATCTATATAGTTGACGACAAGGTCCTAAAAAAGGCAAGCCCTGACCTGATAGTCGCGCAGGGGCTGTGCGAAGTCTGCTCGCCATTTACCAAAGAGATCAGCAGGGCCGTAAGCGTCCTTGGGGGCCGGCCTGACGTTCTGGTGCTTGACCCGCATGACCTTGACGACATACTTGTCAGCATAATGGATGTTGCAGAAAAGGTGGGCCGGGTCAGGGAAGGCAGAAGGCTCGTCGCGTCGCTGCAAAAGCGAATCGACGTGGTGCGGAACATGAAGATAATAACAAAGAGCAGGCCGCGGGTGCTCTGCATAGAGTGGCTCGACCCGCTTTTCACCGCAGGCCACTGGGTGCCTCAGATGGTCGAGTACGCCGGCGGCATAAATGGCATCAGCGTCGCCGGCGAGCCATCACGTAGAATGGAGATCGATGAAGCGGTGCAGTTCAATCCGGACATTATTGTGCTGATGCCTTGCGGCTTTGAAATTCCACGCACGCTCAAGGAGCTGCCTGCCCTTGCGCGCAATGAAAAGTGGAAGTCGCTTCGGGCAGTCAAGAGCAATAACGTCTATGCTGTCAACGCAAACGCGTATTTCAGCAAGCCCGGACCGCGGACCGTGGTAGGGCTTGAGATTCTGGCAAAAATCCTGCATCCTGAGGCTTCGCGGCACATCCGGGTCCCGAAAGGTTCGTACCTGAAGATATCATGA
- the rpsJ gene encoding 30S ribosomal protein S10: MPQAARIKLTSTNLATLEGVCTEIKGMTEKSGIKLKGPHPLPTKKLKVVTRKSPCGQGTNTYDKYEMRIHRRVIDVGADDRAIRQLMRLKIPDDVYIEVSLTQ, from the coding sequence ATGCCGCAGGCAGCAAGAATAAAACTCACTAGCACGAACCTTGCGACGTTGGAAGGCGTCTGCACAGAGATAAAGGGCATGACTGAAAAGTCGGGGATAAAGCTCAAGGGCCCTCACCCTCTGCCAACGAAGAAGCTAAAGGTGGTGACCAGAAAGTCGCCATGTGGCCAAGGGACCAACACCTACGACAAGTACGAGATGAGGATTCACCGGCGCGTGATAGACGTTGGGGCCGACGACAGGGCCATCCGGCAACTTATGCGCCTCAAGATCCCAGACGACGTTTACATCGAAGTTTCCCTGACCCAGTAG
- a CDS encoding helix-turn-helix domain-containing protein, with protein MGQFVTKTASRKFLTPEERQLIWKLRKRQLSIHYIAKRLKCSTRTVSHWIHKFAEVEGQQFYDMRKINDRIRLAARKAIKQIKHSRWPVIEYLRRKFEETNDIRWLPTNISDFDRYNTFTVRLLGGPPF; from the coding sequence ATGGGTCAGTTTGTCACAAAAACTGCTAGCAGGAAATTTTTGACCCCGGAAGAACGCCAACTAATTTGGAAACTGCGTAAAAGGCAACTGTCGATACATTACATAGCAAAGCGGTTAAAGTGCAGCACTCGTACAGTCTCACATTGGATACACAAGTTTGCTGAGGTTGAAGGCCAACAGTTTTACGACATGCGGAAAATCAATGATCGGATTAGACTGGCTGCTCGCAAGGCCATTAAACAAATCAAACATTCGCGCTGGCCTGTGATTGAATATTTGCGCAGGAAATTTGAAGAAACAAATGATATCCGATGGCTACCGACAAATATCAGTGACTTTGATCGTTACAATACTTTTACAGTGCGATTGCTTGGAGGGCCGCCATTCTGA
- a CDS encoding IS110 family transposase, with amino-acid sequence MEREYNNLAIDVGKRKCRAAVKDSDGNILDEFFFANDLDGRTRLVEAAHKYYPCRAVLESTGNMWIKVHDALEESGIDTKVAHPYKTRIIAEARIKSDKLDARILADLLRADLIYGSYVPPKEFREKRGRL; translated from the coding sequence ATGGAAAGAGAATACAACAACCTCGCCATTGACGTAGGAAAAAGGAAGTGCAGGGCTGCGGTAAAGGACAGCGATGGAAACATCTTGGATGAGTTCTTTTTTGCCAACGATCTGGACGGAAGGACGCGGCTTGTCGAAGCTGCTCACAAGTACTACCCGTGCAGAGCTGTACTGGAGTCGACAGGGAACATGTGGATCAAGGTTCACGATGCCTTGGAAGAAAGCGGCATAGACACAAAGGTAGCACACCCGTACAAGACAAGGATAATAGCAGAAGCCAGGATAAAGTCTGATAAGCTCGACGCCCGTATACTGGCCGACCTGCTGAGGGCCGACTTGATATACGGATCGTACGTACCGCCAAAGGAGTTCCGCGAAAAAAGAGGGCGCTTGTGA
- the fbp gene encoding fructose-1,6-bisphosphate aldolase/phosphatase, producing MQITVSAIKADIGGIGGHTRPSDELLETVRNFVAKNSKGLLIDHYIGYTGDDIHIIMTHTRGVDDEKIHKLAWDAFTEGTKTAKEQGLYGAGQDLLKDSFSGNVKGMGPGVAEIEMEERPSEVFCIFAADKTEPGAFNFPLWRMFVDARSNSGLLINERLAEGVVFRIMDVMTGKVAELKMWQDKAELEAALMYPGRYVVHSVVSADGTDQIVSASTDRLHNIAGTYVGKDDPIAIVRTQKNFPATEEAGSAFNDPHYVAGNTRGSHHMPLMPVKLNSAASLNYSIPIVSCLLFSMHNGKLTGPHDGFGTADWDLQRMWAAERAMIMRNQGFIHPATLVPDELEYNKGYEARMSKLESKFRNLEDIMNGKTKKAATKAKEAGSKR from the coding sequence ATGCAGATCACAGTTAGTGCAATCAAGGCCGATATTGGGGGGATCGGGGGCCACACCCGCCCAAGCGATGAACTCCTCGAGACCGTCAGAAATTTTGTTGCCAAAAACTCAAAGGGCCTGCTTATCGATCATTACATCGGGTACACCGGCGACGATATACACATCATAATGACCCATACGCGTGGCGTGGATGACGAAAAGATCCACAAGCTGGCGTGGGATGCCTTTACAGAGGGAACCAAGACCGCAAAGGAACAGGGGCTTTACGGCGCCGGCCAGGACCTGCTGAAGGACTCGTTCTCCGGCAATGTCAAGGGCATGGGGCCGGGCGTGGCTGAAATTGAAATGGAGGAGCGCCCAAGCGAAGTGTTTTGCATCTTTGCAGCCGACAAGACAGAGCCGGGCGCGTTCAACTTTCCGCTCTGGCGCATGTTCGTGGACGCGCGTAGCAACTCTGGCCTCCTGATCAACGAGCGCCTTGCAGAAGGCGTCGTTTTCAGGATAATGGACGTCATGACTGGCAAGGTCGCAGAACTAAAGATGTGGCAGGACAAGGCCGAGCTTGAAGCCGCGCTGATGTACCCCGGCCGCTACGTCGTTCATTCTGTTGTTTCGGCTGACGGCACGGACCAGATAGTGTCGGCGTCCACCGACCGCTTGCACAACATCGCCGGCACGTACGTCGGCAAGGACGACCCCATTGCAATAGTCAGGACGCAAAAGAACTTTCCGGCCACGGAGGAGGCAGGAAGCGCTTTCAACGACCCTCACTATGTCGCCGGCAACACGAGAGGCAGCCACCACATGCCACTCATGCCAGTCAAGCTCAACTCTGCCGCAAGCCTGAACTACTCTATCCCTATCGTCTCATGTCTGCTCTTCAGCATGCATAATGGCAAGCTCACCGGGCCGCACGACGGCTTTGGCACTGCCGACTGGGACCTCCAGAGGATGTGGGCAGCTGAGCGGGCTATGATAATGCGCAACCAAGGCTTTATCCATCCAGCCACGCTTGTGCCTGACGAGCTTGAATACAACAAGGGCTATGAGGCAAGGATGTCAAAGCTGGAAAGCAAGTTCAGGAACCTCGAAGACATCATGAACGGCAAGACAAAGAAGGCGGCAACAAAAGCAAAAGAAGCTGGCAGCAAGCGTTGA
- a CDS encoding winged helix-turn-helix domain-containing protein encodes MATVTVSTPPAAMPAPTQTEIDAVSATSMETTSTPQRAITSQKKVKKVRTGGRLDGVRRNYRSVGGKTFDDTNAVKEHILQLIETKPRTPRELCKLTGYSRMNINRYTSKLAKEGKIEKDGHMWKKKNLTAAQVAQVLVENLSEEEFGQLPILKPWIEKLGDNPSRGERREFSCFRNICLGIYLPGFKCNPENWQYKETTREFAEKYKAATGRKKPPYGVRQSIRTFLGVCLGIPLRENPFLIQIGIDGEKENIGAHGDIKISEEDGELDKAIEYCKSLPEPLNLQMLALLAFNMEAMPRSERGMLIEVEDVSFEDQVIEQAWLKNYAKPVRDPDQLQMLHALALALPDGVVRFERVTRRIAVVKHLETKTGDEWETYIITPALVQAAETWIEQRRNAPGVSWIDSEGNRHEGYRYVFYDGHDINPDETQEGGILEQVNAQYNFRENLRALYRHLGKTDAYMFKQPLYTLRHCGAQLMLERSDYDYDYVAEHGWNDTATLRTWYGHRGKASLKDKLLHR; translated from the coding sequence ATGGCGACCGTCACAGTTTCCACACCGCCGGCCGCCATGCCAGCGCCCACGCAAACAGAGATCGACGCTGTCAGTGCTACGAGCATGGAGACAACATCGACACCGCAGCGCGCCATTACTTCGCAAAAGAAGGTTAAGAAGGTTAGGACAGGCGGGCGCCTTGATGGCGTTAGGAGAAATTACCGCAGCGTCGGCGGCAAGACCTTTGATGACACAAACGCAGTAAAGGAACACATTCTACAGCTCATTGAAACCAAGCCACGCACGCCACGGGAACTATGCAAACTGACAGGCTACAGCCGCATGAACATCAACCGCTACACTAGCAAACTGGCCAAGGAAGGCAAGATCGAAAAAGACGGCCACATGTGGAAAAAGAAGAACCTGACGGCGGCGCAAGTGGCTCAAGTTCTTGTAGAAAATCTGAGCGAAGAAGAATTTGGACAACTACCAATATTGAAGCCGTGGATCGAAAAACTGGGCGACAACCCAAGCCGAGGCGAGCGCCGAGAATTTTCTTGTTTCCGAAATATTTGCCTTGGCATCTATCTTCCGGGTTTCAAGTGCAATCCTGAGAACTGGCAATACAAGGAAACAACCAGAGAATTTGCCGAAAAATACAAGGCAGCGACTGGCAGGAAAAAGCCACCCTATGGAGTACGACAATCAATCAGAACATTCCTTGGCGTTTGCCTTGGCATCCCGCTGCGTGAGAACCCGTTTTTGATACAAATAGGCATCGACGGCGAAAAAGAGAACATTGGCGCCCATGGCGACATCAAAATATCGGAAGAAGACGGCGAACTTGACAAGGCGATCGAGTATTGTAAATCGTTACCGGAGCCGCTTAACTTGCAGATGCTGGCCCTGCTAGCCTTCAACATGGAAGCAATGCCTAGATCAGAACGTGGTATGCTCATAGAAGTGGAAGACGTATCTTTTGAAGATCAGGTAATCGAGCAGGCATGGCTCAAAAACTACGCCAAACCTGTCCGTGATCCCGACCAACTACAAATGCTTCATGCGCTGGCTTTGGCTTTGCCTGATGGCGTTGTAAGATTCGAGCGCGTCACGCGCAGGATCGCAGTTGTAAAGCACCTTGAAACCAAGACGGGCGACGAATGGGAAACCTACATCATTACCCCGGCGCTAGTGCAAGCAGCTGAAACATGGATCGAACAGAGAAGAAATGCGCCCGGCGTAAGCTGGATTGACAGCGAAGGCAACAGGCATGAGGGCTACAGATACGTTTTCTATGACGGCCACGACATCAATCCGGACGAAACACAAGAGGGCGGAATACTAGAACAGGTCAACGCTCAATACAATTTTCGCGAAAACCTCCGGGCACTATATCGCCACCTTGGCAAGACTGACGCATATATGTTCAAGCAACCACTATACACGCTCAGGCATTGCGGCGCCCAGCTGATGCTGGAGCGGAGCGACTATGATTATGATTATGTCGCAGAGCACGGATGGAACGACACTGCTACACTGAGGACATGGTACGGTCACAGAGGTAAGGCGTCGCTAAAGGACAAACTGCTTCATAGGTGA
- the tuf gene encoding translation elongation factor EF-1 subunit alpha: protein MSASKKPHMNLVVTGHVDNGKSTTVGHLLVDLGAIDQRTIDAYAKESEATGKGDTFKYAWVLDSIKDERERGITIDLAFQKFETPKYFFTLIDAPGHRDFIKNMITGASEADAAILVISVKPGETEASIEPGGQGREHAFLARTLGVNQIVVALNKMDDVGYQEARYKEVKDNVEKMLKMVGYNTAKINFIPISGWKGDNLVKQSTNMPWYKGPTLAQALDALEPPEKPVGKPLRVPIQDVYSITGVGTVPVGRIETGRMKANDKVIVMPSGAVGEIKSIETHHTQMESAEAGDNVGFNLRGVDKKQIKRGDMIGPADNPPTVAKEFEARLIVIHHPTAIAPGYTPVLHTHTAQVAATISAFVSKIDPRTGATTEQNPKFLKTGDAAIVKIKPVRPLPIETFKDFPEIGRFALRDMGTTIGAGVVLNITEKYDPNKK, encoded by the coding sequence ATGAGCGCTAGTAAAAAGCCACACATGAACCTAGTGGTTACAGGTCACGTCGATAATGGTAAATCAACTACTGTAGGTCATTTGCTGGTTGATCTGGGTGCCATTGACCAGAGAACCATAGACGCATATGCAAAGGAATCAGAAGCAACAGGCAAGGGTGACACTTTCAAGTACGCTTGGGTGCTGGACAGCATCAAGGACGAGCGCGAAAGAGGTATCACCATCGATCTTGCTTTTCAAAAGTTTGAGACGCCAAAGTACTTTTTTACGCTGATCGATGCTCCAGGCCACAGGGACTTTATCAAGAACATGATCACTGGCGCGTCCGAAGCAGACGCAGCCATTCTGGTCATTTCTGTCAAGCCAGGTGAGACAGAAGCGTCAATCGAGCCGGGAGGACAGGGAAGAGAGCACGCTTTCCTTGCAAGGACCCTTGGCGTCAACCAAATAGTAGTTGCGCTGAACAAGATGGACGATGTAGGATACCAAGAAGCCCGCTACAAGGAGGTCAAGGACAACGTCGAAAAGATGTTGAAGATGGTAGGCTACAATACTGCCAAGATCAACTTTATTCCAATCTCCGGATGGAAGGGCGACAATTTGGTCAAGCAGTCAACAAACATGCCGTGGTACAAGGGCCCGACCCTTGCGCAGGCGCTTGACGCGCTCGAGCCGCCAGAGAAACCGGTGGGCAAGCCGCTGAGAGTCCCGATACAGGACGTATACTCGATCACCGGTGTCGGAACCGTGCCGGTGGGCAGGATCGAGACAGGCAGGATGAAGGCAAACGACAAGGTAATTGTCATGCCTTCTGGCGCTGTCGGAGAAATCAAAAGCATTGAAACTCACCACACCCAGATGGAGTCTGCCGAAGCAGGCGACAACGTCGGCTTTAACCTAAGAGGTGTCGACAAGAAGCAGATCAAGCGCGGCGACATGATCGGCCCAGCAGACAACCCGCCAACCGTTGCAAAGGAATTTGAGGCACGCCTCATTGTTATTCACCACCCAACTGCGATTGCTCCTGGATACACACCAGTCCTGCACACCCACACTGCGCAGGTAGCGGCTACGATCTCGGCATTCGTGTCCAAGATCGACCCGAGGACAGGTGCGACAACTGAGCAGAACCCGAAGTTCCTCAAGACAGGTGACGCGGCAATCGTCAAGATCAAGCCAGTCAGACCGCTTCCGATAGAGACATTCAAGGACTTTCCAGAGATTGGAAGGTTTGCACTCCGAGACATGGGAACGACAATTGGCGCAGGCGTTGTCCTGAACATTACAGAGAAGTACGACCCCAACAAAAAGTAA
- a CDS encoding cupredoxin domain-containing protein, with the protein MDSKIAVAVGLAAVLAAVLAPISTLAPAFAAEIAADVTTASSSKTTDAYSPNPLNINVGDTVTWTNRDSTAHTVTSGTGVNDPNKGKAFDSSPNFNPLLVPQGTFSHTFTEAGEFPYFCALHPNMVGTVVVSAGGGNGGNGGTTTPFSVTATADGTEYPITGTGAATATAATINPGQSVEIEFEGSGAVELTLPKNMIRDITMVNGEPATIVSQNDTSTTISFEVPEGESTVTIQAGFVVPEFPVIAAILAATIAGITGYTRFARNGTAFFGRA; encoded by the coding sequence ATGGACTCTAAAATTGCAGTCGCTGTCGGGCTTGCAGCAGTCCTTGCTGCAGTACTAGCACCAATATCGACACTGGCGCCAGCCTTTGCAGCTGAAATAGCTGCAGATGTGACAACGGCCTCGTCAAGCAAGACGACCGATGCCTACTCGCCAAACCCGCTAAACATCAACGTTGGCGATACCGTAACATGGACCAACAGGGACTCTACGGCACACACAGTCACATCGGGCACTGGGGTGAACGATCCAAACAAGGGCAAAGCATTTGACTCTTCTCCAAACTTTAACCCGCTGCTGGTTCCACAAGGTACATTCAGCCACACGTTCACTGAAGCAGGCGAGTTCCCATACTTTTGCGCGCTCCATCCAAACATGGTAGGCACAGTGGTAGTGTCAGCCGGAGGCGGTAACGGAGGCAATGGCGGAACAACAACACCATTTTCAGTCACTGCAACAGCGGATGGCACTGAATATCCAATAACCGGCACTGGAGCCGCAACAGCAACAGCAGCAACAATCAACCCAGGCCAATCGGTAGAGATCGAATTTGAGGGCTCAGGAGCAGTAGAACTGACGCTGCCAAAGAACATGATTCGCGATATTACCATGGTGAATGGAGAACCAGCAACGATAGTAAGCCAGAATGACACATCGACCACGATCTCGTTTGAGGTACCAGAAGGGGAAAGCACTGTCACAATCCAAGCTGGTTTTGTAGTTCCTGAATTCCCGGTCATTGCAGCAATACTGGCAGCAACAATCGCAGGAATCACAGGCTACACTAGATTCGCAAGAAACGGCACAGCGTTCTTTGGAAGAGCCTAA
- the tpiA gene encoding triose-phosphate isomerase, producing MKRPLIINFKNYAEVSGDKAIKLAKAAQAVAKKLKVEIVVAPPQPALAVIAKSVRMPVISQHVDDEKVGSSTGYFLPEIAKSYGAVGSLINHSEHRMEMKNIANLVERLRSLRMTSIVCAREPWEVMEISLFQPDFIAIEPPELIGTGRAVSKENPAIITKSIEAAASRSKVICGAGISGKDDVAKAMELGSHGILVASGIIKASSWPAKIAELAAGMK from the coding sequence TTGAAGCGGCCACTGATCATCAACTTCAAAAATTACGCAGAAGTATCAGGAGACAAGGCTATCAAGCTGGCCAAGGCCGCGCAGGCAGTCGCAAAAAAGCTAAAGGTGGAAATAGTAGTTGCGCCCCCACAGCCAGCGCTTGCAGTCATTGCAAAAAGCGTCAGGATGCCTGTCATCAGCCAGCACGTTGACGACGAAAAGGTGGGTTCAAGCACCGGCTACTTTTTGCCCGAAATAGCCAAGTCGTATGGCGCGGTTGGCTCGCTGATAAACCACAGCGAGCACAGGATGGAAATGAAGAATATAGCCAACTTGGTAGAGCGCCTCCGCAGCCTGCGCATGACCTCGATAGTGTGCGCCCGCGAGCCGTGGGAGGTCATGGAGATATCACTCTTTCAGCCAGACTTTATCGCGATCGAGCCGCCAGAGCTGATCGGGACTGGCCGGGCGGTGTCAAAGGAAAACCCAGCGATAATAACAAAGTCGATAGAGGCAGCAGCGTCGCGCTCAAAGGTTATATGCGGCGCCGGCATCAGCGGCAAGGATGACGTGGCCAAGGCGATGGAGCTTGGCTCGCACGGCATACTCGTGGCAAGCGGCATAATCAAGGCTAGCTCGTGGCCCGCCAAGATAGCCGAGCTTGCAGCCGGCATGAAATAA
- a CDS encoding DUF5678 domain-containing protein — protein MGNHSDKWTSITVSRDVYKALEKTKKNGETFNDVVASMVAEKERSKKQESELDWLVRQGPDFLVPYAGKYIAIWKHEIIGVGRHEGEALDAARKKVPDSNPTIMGVPTQEGFIGGFKIAKTANT, from the coding sequence ATGGGCAACCATAGTGACAAGTGGACTTCAATTACAGTAAGCAGGGATGTATACAAGGCCCTCGAAAAGACTAAAAAGAATGGGGAAACATTCAATGATGTAGTTGCAAGCATGGTTGCAGAAAAAGAACGCTCGAAAAAACAGGAAAGTGAATTGGACTGGCTAGTCCGACAAGGGCCAGATTTTCTTGTTCCTTATGCCGGAAAATACATTGCAATTTGGAAGCATGAAATAATTGGAGTGGGTAGACACGAGGGTGAGGCGTTGGATGCGGCTAGGAAAAAAGTGCCTGATTCAAACCCAACGATTATGGGCGTGCCGACACAAGAAGGCTTTATTGGTGGATTTAAAATTGCCAAAACAGCAAATACTTGA
- a CDS encoding IS110 family transposase, with translation MLISAEIVDIRRFPTPWKLVSYAGLAPGTRESVAGKSKKGWITKQGSPWLRWTMVQCAQVAARHDPRMKAFYERLRSKKGAAKAITAVAKEMLVILWYMLTRRHSTTA, from the coding sequence ATGCTGATATCTGCAGAGATAGTGGACATACGCCGCTTCCCTACACCCTGGAAGCTGGTAAGCTACGCAGGCCTGGCTCCAGGTACCAGAGAGTCAGTAGCAGGAAAGTCAAAGAAGGGCTGGATAACAAAGCAAGGGTCTCCCTGGCTTAGGTGGACCATGGTGCAGTGCGCACAGGTCGCGGCAAGGCACGACCCACGTATGAAGGCGTTCTACGAAAGGCTGAGGAGCAAGAAAGGTGCCGCAAAGGCCATCACGGCTGTGGCCAAGGAGATGCTCGTCATCCTCTGGTACATGCTCACAAGACGCCACTCTACAACGGCGTAA